TGCCGGTACTCGGACGCCTCTCCGACAGGAGGGCGTGCAGGCGCAGGCGGGTCTCGCGTATCCAGGCTTCGTCGAGTTCCGCGAACGACCGCCGGTCGGCCTCATGGGTCCGGCCGCTGAACGCCCGGAGCGACGGGCGCGTCTCGAAGGCCTCCTCCAGAAGCAGCCGGTGCCACTGCTTCTCGAAGGCCGGCACGCAGTCGGCGGGCTCGACGCCGGCGCTCAGGACACTCCGGACGAACCCCTCCACCGGCGAGTCGGCCAGGCCCTGCAGCGCATCCTGGAACAGCGTCCACGCACGCAGATCCTCATGCCGCGCGGACATCTCCTCGAACCGGCCGCGCAACGCGTCCAGCGGCACGTCCGACAGGCGCCGGCCGAAGCCCTCGTCCTCGGAGAAATCGAGCATCTCACCAAGCTCGCCCCACTGCCGATCCCACGTCCGGACCGCCTCCTCCAGGGGCCCGGCGGCCTCCGCTGCGCGACCCGGGTCCGCCATGGCCGCCTCCACCGCCTCCCACGTCAGCCGGGACGCCTCCACGAGCGTGCGCACATCCAGCACCCACTCGACCAGGGCGCCCGCCTCGGCGCCGTCGGTCTCCGCCCCCCGCCAGAGTCCGGCCAGGTACCGCCGCCCGAGGTCTTCTCGGTCGGCGGCCGCCCGGCGCACGGCCGTGAACCCGGCCAGCTCCTCCACGTCCTCCAGCGTCTCCTGACGCCCCGGCCTGTGACCGGGCAGGCGACAGGCCTTCAGCGTCTTCCGGTCGGCCCAGTAGGAGGGACGCAGGAGACGCAGGGCGCCGGCATCGCGCCGACGCCATCGAGCGGCGAACACCGTCCAGTCGATGCCGGAGGCGACGTCTGCATCGTACCGGTTCGCGAGCGCGGCGCGCGCCTGCCCCTGCGCCTTCAGGAGCCCCAGCAGGCCCAGGATGTCGTCTCTCTGCTCGTCCCAGCCGGTATCGCGAACGAGGTCGATGGAGACGTTCGGTTTTCGGCCCAGCAGACGGGCCATCTTCAGCAGATCCCCCGCGTCGCCGACGGTCCCGGCCGGTTCGGCCTGAAGGACCCCGGCGGCCGTCGCGCCCGCGCTTCGAACCTGCTCAAGGGCCTCCGTCACGAGCCGAAGGGCAGAGGCGAGCGTGCTGCGGACCTGGGCCGTCACCCGCAGCAGACGCGTCCCCCTCCAGGGATTCGACTCGACCGGCCAGACCCCCTGAAGCCGCGTGGCGAGGCGCTCGACGAGCCGTCTCTGCTCCAGCACCTCGCCGCGGTCCCATCCGCAGGCCCCCTCGATGTCGGTGAAGACGTCGGGCACCGCACTCTGCCGGACGCAGCGGCCGATGGCCTGGTACGGGGTCACGCCCGTGCGGCCCACGGGTTCGTGCAGGTCGAGTACGTAGCGCCGCAGACGCTCCCTCACGCCCAGCAGCTCCTCGGCGAGTGTCTCGCCGGACCGGGCGGCGTAGGGCCCCTTCGACAGCACCCTCCCCAGCTCGTCGACCACGGCCCGGCGGCGGGCCTTCGTGCTATGAAGCTCGAGGCAGAAGTCGCCGAGCCCGACTCTGTCCAGACGGCGCTTCACCACTTCCAGGGCGGCCATCTTCTCACTGACGAACAGGACCGTCTTGCCCGTGCTCAGGCACTCGGTGACGATGTTCGTGATCGTCTGCGACTTGCCGGTCCCGGGGGGGCCGAAGATCACGAAACTGTGGCCCTGCTTGGCCGTGACGATGGCACGGAGCTGGCTCGCATCGGCGTCCAGAACCTGGTAGGCCTCCCGGATGTCCAGGAGGTCATCCAGCTCGCGCTCCGACGGCGTCTGCGAGTCCGCCGGGGCGCCCGCCGCCTCGTCGCCGAGCATTCGCCGGATCAGAGGGCGGTTGCTCGGCGCCCGCCCCTCCGGCCATCGGCGCTCATCCAGGTCCACATACATCAGGTACTTCGTGAACGAGAAGAAGCCCAGGACGGCGTCGCGCCGGACGCTCCACCCGTCCAGAGGGGCGATCAGCTCGGCGACGCGGTCGAACAGCGCATGGACGTCCTGCACCTCCAGGTCGCCGTTGAGCGGGGGCAGCTCGATGTGGTGGTCGCGGGCAAGGAGTTCCGCAAGGCATGGGTTGAGGACCGTTTCCTCGTCCAGGGCGGCCAGTCGAAAACGGCTGCCGACCGACGACCGCCCGATCTCGACGGGCACCAGGAGCAGGGGCGCCGCCGGCGCTCGCTGCGCATCGTCGGCCCGCCGCCAGTCCACGAACCCGACGGCAAGGAACAGGAGGTTGACCCCCTTCTCCTCGGTGGCGCTGCGGGCGGCCTGGTAGACGCGCAGCAGGTTGGTCTGGAGCGCGCTGCTCTCCAGGTCGGTGTGCAGGGAGAACCGGCGGCGTTCACGCGCGGCGCCCGGCTCGCGCACGTCGTCGGCCGGATCCGGCTCCGGTTGGTCGAGGCCCGGCCGGCCCTGGCCACCGTCCGGCTCGGCAACGGCCTGTGGCCCGGCCGCCTTGTCGGAGGCCCGGGCGGGAGCGTCTGCGGCCGCGCCATCCGGCCGGCCTCCCGTCACCTCGTCCTGCGCGAGGAAGGACAGGCTTCGGGCATCGACGACGAGGTCCTGCCAGATCTCGTCCAGCTCCGGCCCCGTGATGCGGACGCTCGTGCGTCGGGTGGGGCGGTAATTGAGAAGAGGATTGCGCAGGCTCAGGTCCAGGAGTTCCTGCCGGGCCCTCGCAAGGGCGCCAACCACGTCGACTGCCATCGGCCACTCCTCGGCTGATCCTGCGTGCACGGCGGGCAGTCCAGTTGTAACCGTTCCCGCCCGTGTGGTCAAGCCGTGGGGGATGCAGGGGCGTCAGGGAGCTCCGGCCCCGGCGTCGATCATGCTCCGAAGGGACCGCCAGCCTTCGAGTTGGGCAGGGCTGAGCGTCGGCCGGCCGCCGACGGCCGCGCGGTGCTCCACGGCACGGAGCCATCGGCGGGTGCGGCGCGGCAGGGCCACGGACTCGTTC
The nucleotide sequence above comes from Candidatus Brocadiaceae bacterium. Encoded proteins:
- a CDS encoding DUF3320 domain-containing protein, whose amino-acid sequence is MAVDVVGALARARQELLDLSLRNPLLNYRPTRRTSVRITGPELDEIWQDLVVDARSLSFLAQDEVTGGRPDGAAADAPARASDKAAGPQAVAEPDGGQGRPGLDQPEPDPADDVREPGAARERRRFSLHTDLESSALQTNLLRVYQAARSATEEKGVNLLFLAVGFVDWRRADDAQRAPAAPLLLVPVEIGRSSVGSRFRLAALDEETVLNPCLAELLARDHHIELPPLNGDLEVQDVHALFDRVAELIAPLDGWSVRRDAVLGFFSFTKYLMYVDLDERRWPEGRAPSNRPLIRRMLGDEAAGAPADSQTPSERELDDLLDIREAYQVLDADASQLRAIVTAKQGHSFVIFGPPGTGKSQTITNIVTECLSTGKTVLFVSEKMAALEVVKRRLDRVGLGDFCLELHSTKARRRAVVDELGRVLSKGPYAARSGETLAEELLGVRERLRRYVLDLHEPVGRTGVTPYQAIGRCVRQSAVPDVFTDIEGACGWDRGEVLEQRRLVERLATRLQGVWPVESNPWRGTRLLRVTAQVRSTLASALRLVTEALEQVRSAGATAAGVLQAEPAGTVGDAGDLLKMARLLGRKPNVSIDLVRDTGWDEQRDDILGLLGLLKAQGQARAALANRYDADVASGIDWTVFAARWRRRDAGALRLLRPSYWADRKTLKACRLPGHRPGRQETLEDVEELAGFTAVRRAAADREDLGRRYLAGLWRGAETDGAEAGALVEWVLDVRTLVEASRLTWEAVEAAMADPGRAAEAAGPLEEAVRTWDRQWGELGEMLDFSEDEGFGRRLSDVPLDALRGRFEEMSARHEDLRAWTLFQDALQGLADSPVEGFVRSVLSAGVEPADCVPAFEKQWHRLLLEEAFETRPSLRAFSGRTHEADRRSFAELDEAWIRETRLRLHALLSERRPSTGIVGNGHLAGSSQLGILQGEIRRKRGGRPIRKLLADTGDLVQDLKPCFMMSPLSVAQFLEAGTLSFDVVVFDEASQVEPADALGAITRGSQLLLVGDPKQLPPTDFFRDMSEGPDAEDEDAAASLTTMESILDRGLMVMPHVSLRWHYRSRHESLIAFSNAEFYENELVIFPSAHRKRSDLGVHLVYEPGDMYDRGGSGTNRAQARRVAEAVFEHARRHPDKSLGVGAFSQRQQQAILDEVELLRRNDESLESFFSTDEEEPFFVKNLETIQGDERDVILLSVGYGKSERAERLSMNFGPVNREGGWRRLNVLVTRAREKCVVFTSIRSDDFDLGATGSRGAHALHRFLHYAEHGQDPGAAGHDEGEESGFEQAVHARLAEHGVELHRQVGCARYAIDLAVVDPENPGTYLLGLECDGATYHTTPTARDRDRLRQQVLQGLGWNLHRVWSTDWYHTPQRELQRALDAVEQARTRPAGQLPPAQTPEDPSGRLRPVQRGQESAGFPEYQLYEPKRRQDPDAFFRSAAQLRREVVACVGVEGPIHEDELIRRIAAAWDISRCGARVRRTGQEAAAACEAAGTIRRRGRFLWSRDMEEVRPRRRGGDAPKDPRLICREELAAAAVRVLAEQYGMVHDDLVRQTAYGLGFGSVGSRVAAAIQAAVSGAVADGTIVEGADGRLHARTERQ